ATCGTGTACTCGGCCTCCAAGGGGGTGACCGCTACCGTTATCCATCGCCTGGCCGACCGAGGGCTGCTGGCCTATGACGCCCCGGTCGCCCGCTACTGGCCGGAATTCGCCGCCAACGGCAAGGAATCGGTCACGGTGCGAGATGTCCTGGCCCACAAGTCGGGGCTGGCCGCACTGGCCCCGATTGCCGCCACCCCGGAGGAACTTCTCGACCACGAACTGATGGAGCAGCGACTCGCCGCCGCGCCTGTCGGGCGCTATTACGGGAAAGCCGCGTATCACGCGATGAGTTACGGCTGGCTCCTGGCCGGTCTCGGGCGTGCGATCACCGGTAAGGACATGCGCACGCTCTATCGCACCGAACTCGCGGAGGTCCTCGGCGTGGACGGCATTCATCTGGGGCGCCCGCCCGCCGATTCACCGACAATTCCCGCAGGGATCTACGCGCAGCTCGACAAGGCGGTGAAGACGCCATTTCTTTCTCGTGGCCTGTCCATCGGGGCACGCGTGGTGGACGCTCTGCCGGGCGCGCGGGGGGCCACCGGAGCGATCCACGTGCCCGGAGCCGAACGGATCGTGGCCGACGACGGGCATGCGACCGCCCCGCTGTACGACACCCAGATGGGCGCGGGCAACGCCATCTGTACCGCCCCGGCCCTGGCCAAGCTCTACGGCGCGCTGAGCAATCGGGGAAGCGTGGACGGACGGCAGCTGCTGTCCGCGGAGAAGACCGCCGAACTGGCCGGCGGACGCGGGATCAGGCCCAATGTCGCTCTTACCCGCGATATCTGGGAGCTCGGCTATCACTGCATCCCCGCGCCGGGATTGGCGGGAGGTTTCGGGCATATGGGGGCCGGCGGCTCCACCGGATGGGCGGACCCGAACCGCCACATAGCTGTTGGGCTGGCACACAACCATTTGATACTTCCCAACCCGCTCCACAATGTGGCGTTCCCCCGGTTGTGGGCGGCGACAGCGCGGAGTGCGCGCTAGGCCGTGGCCGCAAGCGCCTCCCGATCCTCGGCGGCGAACGTGTCTTCCAGTTGCAGCGGCGAATAGTCGAGGTCGATCTCGCCGAGCGGACGGCCGCGCGCGCTGCTGATGGTCCCGAACCGGCGCATCCCCTTGTCGGCGGAGTACTGCATGAACTCGTCAAGCACGAGCCCGAACGGGGTGTCGGCGCCGTATAGTCCGAAGCCTTCCTCGGTGAGACGCAACGCGATCGGGATGAGTTCGTTCATGCGCGCCTCGAAGACCGACCAGTTGGCGTCGTCGGCGGCCACGTGACGCCGGCAGGTGAAGGTGCCCCAGGCCATGTGCCGGCGCTCGTCGTCACCGATCCGGCGGATCAGCTCCTGCATACCGGGCAAGATGCCTCGGTCAACGCAAATCTTGTGCCATGCAAAGTATCCCGTGAGTGCCAGCATGCCCTCGACCACGTGGTTATAGGTCACCGAGGCGCGCACCTGTGCCGCCGGCGACGGGTCGCTGGCCAGCGTGCCCAAGGCATCCGGCAGCTCATCGAAGAAGATCTCGCGGTAGGCCGGAAGGTCGTCGAGGTACCCGTGCAGGTCGTCGCCGACCCCGACTGCATCAAGCCAGAGCCTGAAGACCTGTGTGTGCTTTGCCTCTTCAAAGGCGAACTGCGTCAAGTACATCTCGTCACCGAGTCGCCCCTCGGCGCGCATGGCCGTCATGAACGGCTGGATGTCCTGGGTCACCGACTCCTCGCCGGCGATGAACTGCGCGCAGAGCCGGGTCGCATAGTCACGTTCCCGATCGGTGAGCGCGTCCCAGTCCGCCCGGTCGCGCGAGAAGTCGATATCGGCCGGATCCCAAAATTTCGCATTGCCGCCGACGAACAGCTTGAGCGGCAAGGAATCCCAGTTGAGTCCTCCCTTGCGTAGCGATCCGTAATGTGTCCGCGTCATGAGGGCCTCCTAGTGTCGACGTTGACCTAGTGACCATCTTGAATATGAGGCAGCTCACAATCAAGGGGCTAGCCCACTGGAGCCTGGTCAAGAATCACGCGGGTGGCCAATTCCGCACTCTGCGCTGCCCCACCGATGGTCGAGGGGAAGTCGGTCGCGGTCCAGTCACCCGCCAGCGCCAGCCCGCGCACACTGGTGCGCTGCGGCGGACGGGCGCCCGCCGTTCCCGGACGCTCGCTGTAGGTGGCACGCGGCATCCGCACCACCTTGGCGTGCACTAGTTCGGCGTCTCGCGCGGCCGGATAGTAGTTGCGCAGGAAGCGCATACACGTCTCGATGATCTCGCCGCTCGACGACAGCGAGTTCAGTTCGTACGCGGCGCTGACCGTGATCTCGTACGAATACAACCCACGTTCGCTACCGTCGTATCCCACCATCTTCTGCCGATCGAAGACCTGCTCGACCACGCCCTCACCACCCACGAGAGCATCGAGGATAGTCGTCAGCCCGAGCGACCTGTTGAGGTACAAGTAGACGCTCACCAGCGGGGCGGGAACGAGCTTGGCTGCCGCACTGTACAACTGCTCGTGGCCAGGGACAGCGTCGAGCAACCCCTCCACGGCCCACGGCGGGACCGCACAGATCACCGCGTCGGCCGGTATGAACTCACCATCGGTCAGCGACACACCAGAAACAGCATTGCCGTGCAACACGATTGATTTCACTCCTGCGCGGCCCCGCACCTCGCAACCGTGATTGGCGAGCACCTTCTCGGCGCCGGTGACGAACAGCGAGGTGAAGTCGACCGTGGAGTACAGCAATGTTCCGTTGCGGGCCGCCCCGCGCCCCCGCCGGGCCATGGTGACCAGAAGATTCCGGAAAGCGCTGGCGGAGATCAGATCCGGCTTCTCGTTGTGCGCACCGATGATCAAGAAATCAATCCAGGTGTCACGCGCGACCTTGGGCATCCCGATGCGGTCGAGCCACTCTCGCGCGGTAACGGCGTCCAGATCACCGGGTGGGCGAACGCAATCCCTGACGATCCGCAGATAAGCGCGCCATACCCGAAGCCGGTCCCCGATGCTCGCCGCGGGCAGCCACGCGAATGTGCGGAACAGTGAGGTGTCGTCCACCTCTCCCCCGGGCAGCAGACGTCGCGCATATGTTCCGGACTCAGCGGCCAAAAGATCTCGCGCCCCGATGGTTTCGAGGTAACGCAACAGCTCTTCCATCGAGCCGGACATGACGTGGACACCGTTATCGGCGACGTCGTCGACCTGGGGTATCTCGATGGAATGGGTGCGCCCACCGAGGGTGGCCCGACGTTCCAGCAGGGTCACCCGGAACCCGGCCTCAGCCATCCACACCGCCGAGGCGAGCCCCGCCACCCCGGCGCCGATCACCACGCAGTGTTGGGAAGTGTCAATCACGCGCGGCACCCAGTCCATGCGTGATGTAGTCGGCGAAGTAACGGCGCACCGCCGCCGGATCGGACAGATCGATCACGATGGGTGGCAGCACCTCGATGCTCATCAGGGTTCTGATGATCCACTCGGCGGCCTCCTCCGGGACGATGCGACCGGGAATCTCCTTACGCTCCTGCGCTTCCCGTATGCGGGGTGTCCAGAACGCGACCGAGCGCACCATCAGGTCCTCGCCGCGCTCATCCAGGATGAGGTCCAGCAGATCGGTGGTGTGCAGGGCGAGATGATCCGTCCATCGGCGGTGCTCGCAGATTCCCGAGGCGGCGGCCGCGACCTGATCGACCAGCGTGGTCTCCGCACCCACAGCCGCTGCGAAGAAATCGATGAAAGCGTCTGCGAGATAACCGAATGCGGTGTCGATGGCAGCCTGCTTGCCGCCGAACCAGTTGTACAGGGTGCTCCGCGACACCCCGGCCTGCTCCGCTGCGGCGGACAGATTGAACCGCTGCATGCCCGATCGCACCAACGTCATGGCGACTGCGGCCACGATGGGCTCGGGGATGTCCTCGCGGGGACTATCGGACGCCGCCACCTTCATGTTGGACACAATATGAAAAAGTGTCCAACGCGTCAATGGTCGTTTCGCGGGCCGGCCCGCGGCGGTTACGCCGGTACGCAGATGATGACCGGGATATCCCGGTCGGTGTTCTTCTGATATCCCGCATAGCCGGGGTTGGCCTTGACGATCGCCGGCCACAGTGCGGCCTTCTCTTCGGGCGAGGCGGTGTGCGCGGTGAACGGACGCACGACGTCGTCCACCGCGATCTCGACGGCCGGGTTGGCCACCAGGTTCTTGTACCAGGCCGGGTTTTCGGACCCTCCACCGTAGGAGGCCACCAGCACCACCTTGCCGGGTTCGTAGATCGGCGCGGTCAGCAGCGTGCCGCGGCGCTGCCCCGTCTTACTGCCGATGGTGTACAGCTCCACCGGCTGCATTCCCAGCACCTTCTTGGGATACCGGCCGCCGGTCAGCGCGAGAACCGCCCGGTGCCCGTTCTCCAGGAACCAGGCGCCGATCCGGATGGCCCAATCAGGTTGTGTGCCCACAGAAATACTCCTTATGCCGGTTCACAGATGACCACTGGGATATCCCGCGTGGTGCTGCGCTGATATCCCGCGTACGGGTTGCCGAATCCTCGGGTGATCTCAGGCCATAACTCGGCCTTCTCCTGCGCCGAGGCGGTGCGTGCGATGTACGGCTTCGTCTGTCCGCGCACGGTGATCTCGACGTTCGGATTGGCGACGAGGTTCAAGTACCAGGCCGGATTGTGCGAGGCCCCGCCTAGCGAGGCGATTACGACGATCCGTTCCGGCGTGAAGATGGGCGAACTCAACAGGGAGGAGCGGCGCTCACCGGACTTGCGCCCGATGGTGTGCAACTCCAGTGTGGGCATGAAACCGAGCTTGTGCGGCCAGCGACCGCCGGTGAGTTTCAGCAGGGCGCGGTGCCCATTCTCCAGCACCCAGGCGCCTCCCTCGGCGGCCCAGTCAGGCGTCTTCTGCTTGTCACCCATGCCCGATACTCCTTTGACGAGATCCCCTACGGAAGGTACACCGATCAGTTCGCCGGCACCATGGCCAGCTGGCGAGACTGCACCACCAGAGCGCCCTCGGAGTCGATGACCGTGTGCTCGGAGTCAAACCAATGCTGGCCGACCTGGTTGGTACTGCACAACACTCGCAGCCAACCGTCCGCGGGCAACGTACGCAGATACGTGGTCAGCTGCACGGTGGGTGCCCAGCCGAAACGCCCCAGCGGGAACGTCACCGGTACCGAGATGTCGCCGCACACCAATGCGAACAACCCGTCTGGCGCCATATCGCGCGGTCGTGCCCACAGCACGATCTCGGGCTTGCCCCGCTCGCTCAGGTCGCTCATCGATCGCAGTGAGGGCCGAACGTCGATCCCGCCGAACAGGTGAAAGATCTCTCCCATCGGATGACCCTCGGCGATCGGGGCCACCCCGGGCGGCGGTTCAGCGGGCAGCTGTGTGAGTGCGGGCGGCAGGGCCGTCAGCAGCGGGCCCACGTGCTGCTCGGGCGTGCCCAGGGTGACCACGGCGTGCACCGCGGTGCGGCCGTCCTGGACGAGTTCGGCATCCACGAGCGAGATCTGCCGTCCCCGCTTACGCACCGATGTGCGCACCTGCATGTCACCGGGCGAGGGCGCGAACAGATAGCTTGCGCTGACGGCGATGGGCTCGCTCTCGCCGAGCGTCTCGCGCGCCGCACCGGCAAGCAACGCAAGCATGACGCCGCCGTGCAGCTTGGGTCCGATGGTCCAGGTGTCATTCAGGTGCGCGTCAAACAGGCCATCGCCCGCGGGCGTGAGGGCCATTGCTTGCGCGAAGGGAGCGTTAACCACGCCGCCTATCGCACCAGATGCGTTCTGGCGAACTCCAGCGACTCCCTCAGAATCGCCTCGCGCTGGTCCTCGGTACGTGCGGCCGAGGTGTGCACCTCGAGCACCACCTGCCCGGTGAAGTCACCGGCCGCCAGCTCCCGGCACACCTGCGCAACTGGCTGAGTTCCCTTGCCGGGCACCAGATGTTCGTCGACAGAGGCGCCAGTGCCATCAGTGAGATGCAGATGCGTGAGCCCAGATCCCATCCGGCGCATCATGTCCACCGCATCGGTCCCTGCGGTTGCGGTGTGTGACAGGTCAAGCGTGTAGTGCGCGTGGTTGGCATCGGTCGGATCGAACGACGGGGCAAAGGCGGATACTCCGATTCCGGGCCTGCCACCGCGGCGCTTCATACGCTCCACCGATGTCTGCCCGGCACCGAACAGACGGTCGGCCCGCAACGGGAACATGTTCTCCACCGCGACGTGCACATCGCTCGAGTCCTCCAGCGATGCAACCTGTTCGGCGAAGCCTTCGGCGTACCGGCGCTGCCACCGAAATGGCGGATGTACGACGACGGTCTGCGCACCCAGTTTTTCGGCGGCCCGAACGCTGCGTTCCAGCTTGGGAATCGGGTTGGCGCCCCAGACGCGCTGCGACACCAATAGGCACGGGGCATGCACGGATAGCACCGGCATGTCGTACTTGCGGGAGAGTTTGGCGACGGCGCCGACGTCCTGACTCACCGCCTCGGCCCACACCATGAGCTCGACACCGTCATACCCGAGCCGGGCCGCGTACTCGAAAGCTGCTTCGGTTTTGAGTGGATACACCGAGGCCGTTGACAGACCAACCTTGATCGCAGGGCGCACGGTTGGATAACGCTACCTAATCAACCGCTTGCAGCATGAGCACGAGGGGGCCGAACGCGATCAGGGCTCCCACCACGATCGCGATCAGGATGCTGGCCAGGTCGACCGTCTTGCGGATCACCCACAGCGAGGCGACCAGAATTGCGATGAACAACACGCCCAGGAGCAACGCGAAGCCCTGGTTCCAGCTCCACAGTTCCCGGAACACGAAGAACAGGCCCGCACCCGCGGCGGCCGCCAGCAGGTACTGCGCGGCAATCCAGCTGCCCTGCAGGTAGGTCTTGATCTTCTCCCGGCGGTCGGCCTTCGCCTCAGCCTTGGATTTGTCGGTGTCGGCCGCGGCGAGCTGACTGACCTCGGGCTCGGACGGGTCACCGTGCGCGCCGACAAGCTCCTGAAGCTCGTGCTCAAGCTGATAGTCGTCTTCCTGATCGTCGAATTCGTCGTCCTCGACGTCCTGCTCGGCATCGTGCGACGTCCACTCGACGGCCCGGCCGTACTCGTCGTATTCGCCGTCGTCCTCGTACTCCGCCTCATACTCCGCGTGGTACACGGTCTCAGGTTCGGGAGAGGGTTCCGGCTCCGGTGTGACGGGCTCCGGTTCGGGTTCCGGCTGTGCGACGGCCGCGGGCTCAGGTTCCGGCTCGGGCGCGACTGGCTCGGGTGTGACGGACTCGGGCTCCGGGCGAGACACCGGCGGGACCGGAATCTCGGGAGCCGGTGGCGCTGCGGGTACGGCGGGCGCGACCGCCGCCGGCGCCGGTGCCGGTTCGGACTTGGGCGGCTCGGCGGTAACCGGGGAGATGACGCCGGTCGCGTCGTTGAAGTCGATGGACTTGCGCGGTTCCCCCGGTCGTGCGACTGGTGTGGGGGTCGGCGGGAAGATGCTCCGAAGCGGTGATTCCATCGAGGAAGGCTGAGCGGGCGCCGGGGCCGGTGCGGCCGTGGTGCCACGACGGGCGGCCTCATCGGCCATGCTGTCGCCGCCGAACAACGCATCCTCGTTGGAACGCAGGTAGGAACGCGCTCCCGCCTCAGATGCCTTGGGAGACTCGGGCGGCGCCGCCGTTTCCGGAGCAGGCGACGGCGCCGGGTTGGGGCGCGCGCGGCCACCCTTCTTGTCACGGATGACGGGGATCTCACCGGTCAACTCGGCCACCGGGATGGCGTCGGCATTGCCGCGCATCCGGCGGCGATGGCCGCTGATCTTGCCGTCGGCGGCACCATTGCGCGCCAGCAGCTCGGCAACCGATACCGGCCGCTGCGTGTCGTCTGAGTCGGTCATGTCCTCTCCTACCGTCCGAGGCTAAGCGGGACGGGGTCAGTCAACGAGTGCAGTGCCATCGGCTTCGCTATCCAGCTTGCGCAGAATCAGCCCTTCGCGCAGAGCCCACGGGCAGATGTCGACCGCCTCTAACGACAGAGCACGCATGCTTGCCTCCGCGACGAGTGCTCCGGCGACGATCTGAGGCGCCCTGTCGACACTGACTCCCTCCAACTCTGCACGGTCTGCGGTAGTCATTCGCGAGATGAACGCGATCAACTGACGCAGTCCGCTTGCTGTAAGTGTCCTCTTAACTCGTGGTCCTGCGCCGGAAGGTGCAGCACCGGTGAGTCGCGCAAGCGACCGGAACGTTTTCGAGGACGCTACGGCCAGATCGGGCACCCCAGCCGCCGCCACCTGTTTGGCAGCGTCCACCAGTTCCGATTCCAGCCAGTCACGCAGCATAGCGACGCGGCGACGTCCCGGCGGATCTTCGGCCAACCACTCTCGCGTCAGCCGTCCGGCCCCCAGCGGCAGAGACAACGCGATGTCTGGTTCTTCGTCGACACCGCAGGACAACTCCAGCGAGCCACCGCCGATATCGAGGTTGATGATGCGCCCAGCGCTCCAGCCGTACCAGCGCCGCACGGCCAGGAAGGTCAGCCGCGACTCGTTGACACCGGAAAGAACGGCGAGATCCACGCCGGTTTCCTTCTTGACACGTGTCAGCACCTCATCGGAGTTGGTGGCGTCTCGAACGGCCGACGTGGCGAACGCCATGATCTCCGCACAGCCGGAGCTGCGGGCAATCTTGGAGAACTCCTGGATCGTATGCACCAGGCTGTCGGAGCCCTTGCGGGTGAGCTTGCCGGACTCATCGATGGCCTCCGCCAGACGCAGCGCCGCCTTGGTGGAACTCATAGGGGTGGGGTGTCCACCCCGTCGGGCATCAACCACCAACAGGTGCACCGTGTTGCTGCCGACATCCAGCACGCCTAATCGCACGCAGCACACGTTAGTGGGTCTACCGTTTACATCTGTGACGACGCTGCCAAAACAGCCCTTTGGACGTGACGCCTCCCTCGACGGCCAGGAGGTGGAGCTCGACTTCGCCCGCGAGTGGGTGGAGTTCTACGACCCGGAGAATCCGGAGCATTTGATCAAGGCCGACATGACCTGGCTGCTATCACATTGGACCTGCGTGTTCGGCACTCCCGCCTGCCAAGGCACGGTTGCCGGACGTCCCGACGATGGTTGCTGCTCGCACGGGGCGTTTCTGTCCGATGCCGACGATCGGGCGAAGCTGGACGACTCGGCGAAACAACTCACCGATGAGGACTGGCAATTCCGCGAGAAGGGGCTGGGCCGCAAGGGCTACCTGGAGAAGGACGAGCTCGACGGGGAAAAGCAATGGCGCACACGCAAGTACAAGGGTGCGTGCATTTTCCTGAACCGCCCCGGCTTCGCAGGCGGCATCGGCTGTGCCCTGCATTCCAAGGCCATCAAGCTGGGTGTCGAGCCGCTGACGATGAAGCCCGAGGTGTGCTGGCAGCTGCCGATCCGGCGGACGCAGGCCTGGGTGGACCGGCCGGACGGTTCGCAGATCCTGAAGACGACGATTACCGAGTACGACCGTCGCGGCTGGGGTGAGGGTGGCGCAGACCTGCACTGGTACTGCACCGGAGACCCGGCCGCACATGTCGGCAAGAAGCAGGTATGGCAGTCGTACGCCCCGGAACTGACCGAGCTGTTGGGCGAGAAGGCCTACGCCGAGCTGGCCGCGATGTGCAAGCGCCGCAGGGGGCTGGGACTGATCGCGGTGCACCCCGCAACCGTTGCCGCAGCACCCCACTAGCGCCTCAGAGGCCGGCGAAGAGGTCAGTCTCGGGAGCGCTCGTCGCGACGCGGGTGTGCGCGAGCTCGAATTTCTCCGTCGGCCATAACTGTTGCCGCCAGGTCCAGGGCACCAGGAAGAACGGTCCGCTGGGATCGACTTGCGATGCGTGCGCCCTCAGGGCCTTATCGCGTACGGGGAAGTACTCGGCGCAGGAGACTTCGGTGGTGACCCGGCGCCCTCGCAGCCGCCTGGTCAACGAGCTCACGCGCCGTACCCAATCGGGGACCGCGACATCTCCCGCTCGGGGATCTTTGGGTGCTGCACCGGATCCACGGCGGCTGACAATCCGCTCCACTCGTCCCGCGAACTTCACCATCGCCGGTGTCACCCGGACGATCTCGTGGAAGTAGTAGAGCTTGCGCACCTCTTCACACGCCTCATACGCGGCGACGGCGAGCTGGTGACAGCGAATGTGGTCGGGGTGCGGGTAGCCGCCACACTCGTTGTAGGTGATCATCACGTCCGGCCGGAAGCGCCTGATCACCTCGACAAGGCGGGGCACCGATTCGGCCAGTGGCACCCGGGCGAACCCGTCCTCGGGTAACAGCCGCGGGTCGAGTTGCAGACCCGAGTCCATGAAGCCCAGCCAGTGATGGTCAACACCAAGGGTTTTTGCCGCGAGCGCCATTTCCTCACGACGCACATCCGACAGGTTCTCGTGGTTGCCGGGCAGGTTCATCGCCGGGTTGAGAATGTCGCCGCGCTCGCCTCCGGTGGCCGTGACAACCAGTACCTCGTGCCCCTCGGCCGCATACTTGGCCAGAGTGGCGGCGCCTCGGCTCGATTCGTCATCGGGGTGGGCGTGCACCGCCATCAACCGCATGTTGTCAGTGGACCACAGTGTGTCTGCGGTGCACCCGCCCGGTCGGGGCCGCGGTTCAGCCGGTGCGCTGCGGGCCGCGCACCGGCAGCTCGCGGGCGAGCCCGCCCAGGCCGAACCAGAAGATGGGCTTGAGGATCGCGGCAACCGGGCGAATCGCGATATGCGATCCCGGAATGTTCGTCAGGTACCTCGGCGCACACGCCAGTGTCCAGTCAACGGTGGCCTTGCCGGGATCGGACTCGGGAAGCACCCGGTACTCCTCGCACCACGACCCGAACACCGGCAAGGTGGCGTCCAGTGCCGTATATCGCATGACGTGGGGGGCGTCGAAGTGAATGATCTGCTCGTGCTGGGCGAACACCATCCAGGAGTGGATGTACATCTGGAAGTCCCGTACGGTGCCGGCGGTTGGTGTGATGTCCTGCGGATACCGGCAGCCCCAGACGGACGGCAGCCACGACCACATCCGGTCGCCCGACACCACCCTCCATACGTCCTCGGGTGGCGCGTCGAAAGTGCGCCGGACCCGAGTCACGAACGGCGCGGTGGCGAAGAACTCCTCGACCCCGTCGACCGGGATGGGGACTGCGTCAAACCGCATGTTCGATCTCCTTCACCGGGCTGTTAATCCGCCTGAATTCGTAGGCACCTGACGGGAATTGGACACTGCGCCGGTAGGACTGCAGGACCGTCCACGGGCGCACGTAGGGGGTATCGCCCTGCGAGTTGATGAAATAGCTGTTAGATCCGGCGCAGTTCACCGTGAAGTACCGATTCAGGTTGGCGCCACTGCGGGCGATGCTCGCCTGGAAGTCGTCCAGCGCCTCCTGGGTGACTTCGACCCAGCTGGCTCGTTTGGCGCGAGCGAGTTGGATGACGGCCCCGATGTGGCGCATCGAGTTCTCCAGGATGTAGTGGAAGCTGGTGCCAGTCCAGGAGTACGGACCGACCAACATGAACCGGTTCGGAAGGCCCGGCACCGATGTGCTTTGGTACGCCTGCAGCCCGTTGTCACGGTAGAACTCGGCGAGGTCGAATCCCTGGGTGCCCAATACGGTTCCCACCCGGTAGGTTTCGGGATCGGAGAACATCTCGTATCCGGTGGCCAGCACCAGAATATCAACGGGGCGTTCGACACCCGCCTTGTCGACGATGCCCGTCGGGGTGATCCGGTCGATACCGTTCGATACCAGTGTCACGTTCGGCCGGTTGAAGGTCGGGAGGTAGTCCGCCCCCAGCGTGCCGCGGGTGCACCCCGCCCCGAACCGCGGCCGCAGCTGCTCGCGCACCTCGGGATCATTCACTTTGTGCCGGAGCCAGCCGCGATACGCCCAGAGCGCCACCTTGTCGAAGATCGCTGCCCCCGCCCGGAACAACGGCTTGGGCGTGTAGATCAGAACCCGTAAGCCAAGTTCTATGCCCCCCAAGGCAATCCCGTTGACTGTATTGGCGAATCTGCGCCCCGCCAACAGCCGCTGCAGTATGCGCGGCATCCGGAAGTCTGGTTTCGGGAAGTACCACTGCGGCGTCCGCTGGTACACATCGAGGTGCTCCACCTCGCCGGCAATGGCCGGTGTTATCTGCACGGTGGAACTTCCCACGCCCACAATTCCGACCCGCTTGCCGCGCATGTCCACATCGTGTTGCCATCGGGACGGCACCTGGATCGGACCCGCGAAGGTGTCCAGCCCTGGGATATCCGGGGCCGTTCGCGGGTTGATGTAGGCGCCTATCGCGCTGATCAGGAACCGCGACGAGATGACCTCACCGTCGGCGGTATGCACCTGCCAAAGGTGATTCTCTTCGTCGAACACCTCTCGTTCGACACACGTACCGAACCTCGCGTGGGCACGCAATCCGTGCTCGGTGACCAAATCCAGTGCGTACTGCTGTATTTCGGCGCCGGTGGCGAAGAATCGTTGCCAATCCCCCTTCGGCGCGAAGGTGAACTGGTAGGCAACGGTCGGGATGTCGGCACCCACTCCGGGGTAGGTGTTGCGCAGCCACGTGCCTCCGAAGTCCTCGTCCCGGTCGATGATGACGAAGTCCTGGATACCCATCTCGAGCAACTTGATGGCCGCACAGATGCCACCCAGCCCGGCGCCGATGATCGCGACTTCGTAGTCGGGTTCATCATGCAGACCCAGGGCTGGATCCACGGTTCGTTTCACGGCACGTTCCTTCCATTACTTGCGGCGCGCACACGGCTCTTCCCCACCCGTCCCCCGCTCACATATTTAATAGACTGACATGCCATTCACTAAATAACAAGTCCCGCCGGCCGCATGGTGCTGCGCAAACTCGCACATCACAGGCCTATGCGTGACCTGGAGTATCCAGTACTATCCGTTTCACTAATTTTGAATCAACCGATGTGCATTGGAGGGACCGTGGGCAACCAGCCAGATCTGACGCTCGCCGAGACGTTCGTGGATCCCACCCGGATCACACAGTCCCCCAGGCGCGAGCACGGCTATCTCGACGTGCTCGGCCCCGAGGACGACGAGCCGGTGTCCCTGGCCAACCAGTTCATGCAGAGCCGGCTGCTGGCGGCGATCTACGAGCGCGCCTGGCGGCCGATGTTCACCCGCGGATTCAGTTATGGCGGCAAGAGCACCCTCAAGGCCCACACCGCATTGATGGGCGAGATCGCCGGCCGCGGCGATCTGAAGATCCTCGATGTCGCGTGCGGTCCCGGTCTGTACACCCGCGAACTCGCCGCGCAGCTCGGCGACGATGGCGCGTGTATCGGCCTGGACCTGTCAGGCCCCATGCTGCG
This genomic window from Mycobacteroides chelonae contains:
- a CDS encoding flavin-containing monooxygenase, whose amino-acid sequence is MKRTVDPALGLHDEPDYEVAIIGAGLGGICAAIKLLEMGIQDFVIIDRDEDFGGTWLRNTYPGVGADIPTVAYQFTFAPKGDWQRFFATGAEIQQYALDLVTEHGLRAHARFGTCVEREVFDEENHLWQVHTADGEVISSRFLISAIGAYINPRTAPDIPGLDTFAGPIQVPSRWQHDVDMRGKRVGIVGVGSSTVQITPAIAGEVEHLDVYQRTPQWYFPKPDFRMPRILQRLLAGRRFANTVNGIALGGIELGLRVLIYTPKPLFRAGAAIFDKVALWAYRGWLRHKVNDPEVREQLRPRFGAGCTRGTLGADYLPTFNRPNVTLVSNGIDRITPTGIVDKAGVERPVDILVLATGYEMFSDPETYRVGTVLGTQGFDLAEFYRDNGLQAYQSTSVPGLPNRFMLVGPYSWTGTSFHYILENSMRHIGAVIQLARAKRASWVEVTQEALDDFQASIARSGANLNRYFTVNCAGSNSYFINSQGDTPYVRPWTVLQSYRRSVQFPSGAYEFRRINSPVKEIEHAV
- a CDS encoding Ppx/GppA phosphatase family protein, which codes for MRLGVLDVGSNTVHLLVVDARRGGHPTPMSSTKAALRLAEAIDESGKLTRKGSDSLVHTIQEFSKIARSSGCAEIMAFATSAVRDATNSDEVLTRVKKETGVDLAVLSGVNESRLTFLAVRRWYGWSAGRIINLDIGGGSLELSCGVDEEPDIALSLPLGAGRLTREWLAEDPPGRRRVAMLRDWLESELVDAAKQVAAAGVPDLAVASSKTFRSLARLTGAAPSGAGPRVKRTLTASGLRQLIAFISRMTTADRAELEGVSVDRAPQIVAGALVAEASMRALSLEAVDICPWALREGLILRKLDSEADGTALVD
- a CDS encoding class I SAM-dependent methyltransferase, which encodes MGNQPDLTLAETFVDPTRITQSPRREHGYLDVLGPEDDEPVSLANQFMQSRLLAAIYERAWRPMFTRGFSYGGKSTLKAHTALMGEIAGRGDLKILDVACGPGLYTRELAAQLGDDGACIGLDLSGPMLRRAVRDNSAEHIDYIRGSAHALPFADATFDTVVCLAALYLIPNPEQAVRELCRVAGPGGQIVIFTSLRTPAASLPGVTGAMRIGGFRAFGREEVTGWLRAQGWTDIDQTLTGQGQFIRARREAALRIAT
- a CDS encoding membrane protein yields the protein MTDSDDTQRPVSVAELLARNGAADGKISGHRRRMRGNADAIPVAELTGEIPVIRDKKGGRARPNPAPSPAPETAAPPESPKASEAGARSYLRSNEDALFGGDSMADEAARRGTTAAPAPAPAQPSSMESPLRSIFPPTPTPVARPGEPRKSIDFNDATGVISPVTAEPPKSEPAPAPAAVAPAVPAAPPAPEIPVPPVSRPEPESVTPEPVAPEPEPEPAAVAQPEPEPEPVTPEPEPSPEPETVYHAEYEAEYEDDGEYDEYGRAVEWTSHDAEQDVEDDEFDDQEDDYQLEHELQELVGAHGDPSEPEVSQLAAADTDKSKAEAKADRREKIKTYLQGSWIAAQYLLAAAAGAGLFFVFRELWSWNQGFALLLGVLFIAILVASLWVIRKTVDLASILIAIVVGALIAFGPLVLMLQAVD
- a CDS encoding SRPBCC family protein; translated protein: MRFDAVPIPVDGVEEFFATAPFVTRVRRTFDAPPEDVWRVVSGDRMWSWLPSVWGCRYPQDITPTAGTVRDFQMYIHSWMVFAQHEQIIHFDAPHVMRYTALDATLPVFGSWCEEYRVLPESDPGKATVDWTLACAPRYLTNIPGSHIAIRPVAAILKPIFWFGLGGLARELPVRGPQRTG
- the mca gene encoding mycothiol conjugate amidase Mca, with the translated sequence MRLMAVHAHPDDESSRGAATLAKYAAEGHEVLVVTATGGERGDILNPAMNLPGNHENLSDVRREEMALAAKTLGVDHHWLGFMDSGLQLDPRLLPEDGFARVPLAESVPRLVEVIRRFRPDVMITYNECGGYPHPDHIRCHQLAVAAYEACEEVRKLYYFHEIVRVTPAMVKFAGRVERIVSRRGSGAAPKDPRAGDVAVPDWVRRVSSLTRRLRGRRVTTEVSCAEYFPVRDKALRAHASQVDPSGPFFLVPWTWRQQLWPTEKFELAHTRVATSAPETDLFAGL